The Methanobacterium petrolearium genome contains a region encoding:
- a CDS encoding energy-coupling factor transporter transmembrane component T — MNLTIIHPGVYVIYYLLLILLAFMFNDPYYLVSFLICISILIAMQGISHEFKSVIQFFIPMSILIIILNPLASKVGTTHIYIMGSYYITLEALVYGILMSLSLLIILLVFASYNRSVSYQEMLYLFSKRFPHISMIIVMALRFIPLLTYRLSEVNKIFKFNQDEQQKGESRIERIKKTAQMLAVVVSWSLEESMLTAKSMKARGYGIKDRTSYLSYEFRKIDYLFISFIIVMTFISLAGLAQGYGRIEIYPTLKFNASENILNLYYLAFLMLLMPLIYLELREKFIWRQKIKSHRLTYQEKDNGDSKKN, encoded by the coding sequence TTGAATCTGACAATAATACATCCTGGAGTATATGTTATTTACTATCTGCTACTAATACTACTTGCATTCATGTTCAACGACCCTTACTATCTTGTATCCTTTTTAATCTGTATTTCTATTCTGATTGCCATGCAGGGTATCAGTCATGAATTTAAGAGTGTAATCCAGTTTTTTATTCCTATGTCCATTTTAATAATCATTTTAAACCCTTTGGCATCAAAAGTGGGAACCACCCACATATATATTATGGGAAGTTATTACATCACCCTGGAGGCTTTGGTATATGGGATTTTAATGAGTCTCTCCCTCCTAATCATATTACTTGTATTCGCCTCATATAATCGTTCAGTTTCTTATCAAGAGATGCTTTATCTTTTTTCAAAGAGATTCCCTCATATTTCCATGATAATCGTGATGGCACTGCGTTTTATTCCCCTTCTGACTTATCGGTTAAGTGAGGTGAATAAGATCTTCAAATTCAACCAGGATGAACAACAAAAGGGTGAATCCAGGATAGAAAGAATTAAAAAAACCGCCCAGATGCTGGCAGTTGTGGTTTCATGGTCACTGGAAGAGTCTATGCTCACTGCAAAGTCGATGAAAGCCAGAGGATATGGTATAAAAGACCGGACAAGCTACTTATCATATGAATTCCGAAAAATAGACTATTTATTCATTTCATTCATCATTGTAATGACATTCATCAGCCTTGCTGGCCTGGCGCAGGGTTATGGGAGGATTGAAATTTATCCAACCCTGAAATTCAATGCTTCAGAAAACATTTTGAACCTGTACTATTTAGCATTTTTAATGTTATTAATGCCACTTATCTACCTTGAACTCAGAGAAAAGTTTATATGGCGCCAAAAAATTAAATCGCACCGATTAACTTATCAAGAGAAAG